The Vicia villosa cultivar HV-30 ecotype Madison, WI linkage group LG1, Vvil1.0, whole genome shotgun sequence genome includes a region encoding these proteins:
- the LOC131649111 gene encoding uncharacterized protein LOC131649111, translating to MIYIDELSFFMHKHIENIVDVGTDANCGYRAVVDLLRKREENHTLIRQTLISELTSHMDLYTRTYENKEKFDKIHDALVPSLTSHAPVSKWMSYPKMGHLIASAYDRVCVDLTKFGFSETFFPLHSRPPLDASSHIICIGYLRSRHFVQVFLKPECPIPTTSCEWMTHHTKEADTWPDLFSKRMVELKEIMKQEMEENREKSKNLPILELSGEGSFGAF from the coding sequence ATGATCTACATTGATGAGTTGTCATTTTTTATGCACAAACATATTGAAAATATAGTTGATGTGGGGACCGATGCTAATTGTGGGTATCGGGCCGTTGTTGATTTACTCAGGAAAAGAGAAGAGAATCACACTCTTATTCGACAGACACTTATTTCGGAGTTGACTTCGCATATGGACCTCTACACCCGAACTTATGAGAACAAAGAAAAGTTTGATAAAATTCATGATgcccttgttccatcacttaccagtCACGCACCGGTTTCAAAGTGGATGTCCTACCCTAAGATGGGTCATCTTATAGCAAGTGCGTACGaccgggtgtgtgtcgatttgacaaAATTTGGATTTTCAGAGACAttttttccacttcatagtcgtcCACCTTTAGACGCGTCAAGCCACATCATTtgtatcgggtatctaagatcgcgccaCTTTGTACAAGTCTTTTTGAAACCGGAGTGTCCTATTCCTACTACGTCGTGTGAGTGGATGACACATCATACAAAAGAGGCGGACACTTGGCCGGATCTTTTTTCTAAAAGAATGGTGGAGTTGAAAGAAATTATGAAGCAAGAGATGGAAGAAAATAGAGAGAAGTCGAAGAACTTACCGATTTTAGAATTAAGCGGCGAGGGTTCGTTCGGCGCATTCTAG